TTTAAACGATTTGAGCAAATATATCGAAAATATAAGGAAAGGGAATGTATTTAATGGAACTTTAGACGAATTTGAAAAGTATATCGAAGAATTGAATTACTCTCCCAATTATATTGAGAAGTATAGAGCTGCTATTAATTTCATAAAAATAACAATAGATGGGTAAATTATTCTAAACAAAGAGGATATAAATATGCCTAATAAAAAATATGAATTAACTAATGATACCAAAGAATTCAATGGTATAACCTGCTATAGAATTATTGCGCTCAGAGATATAACAACCATAAGAGGAATTGTAACAAAAGGGACTATAGGGGGATATGTCCAGAGTGAAAAAAATCTCTCCCAATCTGGAGAATCTTGGATAGCCGATAATGCTATGGTTGTCGGTAATGCTACTGTTTTGTGTTCGGCTTTTATCTATGGTAAAGCTTGTATTTCTGATTCGGCTTGTATAACAGGTTCAGCAATAATCCGAGATAATGCTTGCGTCAGTGGTGATGCTTATATCACTGATTCGGTTACTGTAAATGAATCAGCTCATATCACTGACTCGGCTCGTATCGAGGGTGCTGTTTATATCAAGCAGTATGCTCATGTAGGAGGTAATGCTTGCATAAGACATAACGCTCGTATCTTTAATTCGGCTCGTATCGAAGGTTCAGCTTGGGTCGAAGGCTCGGCAGTTATAAAGGGGAATGCACTTATTGATGGCAATGCTCGTGTATGTGATTCAACTATTATATCTTGCAATACTCATATCACTGATTCGGCTATTATAGCCGGTTCTGCCGGTATCATTAATTCAGCTTGTATTTGTGGTTCAGTTACTATTGGTGGAACAGCCATTATTAGTGGGACAGCCATTATTGGTGGTTCAGCTAATATTTCTGGTGAGGAAAGGATTCGTGGTGACATGAAGATTAAAGATAATACTGTTATAACTATTTCTCCCTTCATTTTTGACTACGATTATTTAACCGTATTTAGGGACAGCTCCGAATCAATTAAATTTTCGTTGATAACGGATCAATTTGAAGGGACTGTAGACGAATTTGAAAAGTATATCGAAGAATTGAATTACGCTCCCAATTATATTGAGCAGTATAGAGCTGCTATTAATTTCATAAAAATAACAATAGATGGGTAAATTATTCTAAACAAAGAGGATATAAATATGCCTAATAAAAAATATGAATTAACTAATGACAACAAAGAATTCAATGGTATAACCTGTTATAGAATTGTTCAATATCTATCATTTTAAGAATAATCGAAGTGATAATTAATGAGTCCTGCATTTAAATGAACATATTTATTCACTATATCTAACGTCATTACCAATTATTATTACATATTCCAATATAAAGCTAATACGTATACTATTTAATCAGTATAGTATAATTTAGTTAAATAAATTGTTAGTAGAGAAAACAGAGTGGTTTCAAAATTTTTGATATGATAAAACCGCCGAAGCGGTTTATGATTAGTTAACTATTCTAAATGTGGGCTTATTAGGCTTTAAGTTGTAAAGCTGTTCAATTTCTTTAGATGATAAAAATAATGTTTTAGCTATATCTTCCAAATCATAATCCAATTCATTTTTCATATAATTTAATATAGCAGTTATAAGAGTAGGCCTTTCTCCAAGTATTTCAATTGTAACTGGCTCATTTATCCTATAACCCCGTGCGGACATTTGTCTCCATAAATAATTATCTTGTCCCGCGTTTGTAGTTTTAAGAGTTTTAGCTCTATAAATTAGTGATCCCATAGAAGCCCGCCAGAAAGGTTTCAAATAAGCAGCCTTTTCTATAGTCATCTCTTTTAAGTCTGATTTTATATCCGATGCTGGCATTAAAAATTCTGCTGCAAATCGATCTGCTTCCTCTTCCATTGTTGGAGTTGGAATTCTATGCATGACTAAATGTCCCAGCTCGTGCGCTAGAGTAAATCTATATCTATCTTGAGATTGGTTTTTATTAATAAAAATTAAAGGGGGTAAACCAGATATATAATAACTCACTCCCGATAGTCCGGTACTTTCCATATCACAGTCCATTACTATACAACCGGCTCGTTCTAAAGCTGAAATGATATTTTTGATTGGACCAGACGGTAGATGCCATGCTTTTCTTACATTTTTAGCGATCTCTTCAACATTTCCGTCATAATCATCAAGATCATATTGTGGGAATATATATTCTGGCTCGAAATCAATAAATTCAAGTAGTTTACGCAAATGAATTATTCTAATATTGATCTCGGCTACCAATTTATCTAACACCTTTACGCTAATAGATGCTTTTTTCCTATACATAGGCGTCGCGCTTAAAGGACCACCATATAATCTTGATTTTTGGAAAAATAAAGATTTAGGGCACTCTAAAGCAGACGAAAATAAATTTATTTGTTCGTCAGTAATAGGCTTCAAACCTTGCTCTATTTTTGATAAAGTACCTTGAGTAATACTAACTCTTAAGGCTAATTCTTTTTGGCTTAGCCCTAGCATTTTTCTTCTTAGCTCAATCATTTCAGGGTGAATTAATTCACTCTCATTCATTAGCTTTGTCATTTACAACCTTATGTTTCTTAGCAATATCTGTTTTGGGTTTAATCACAGTATTAGATACATTATTATCAACGTAATGGTGTTCAGATTCAATATTTGAAGGCGTAATATTTGAGTTAGTTATATCAATTGCCCAAACAGTAGTCTTCCCCTTGCTTTGAGTTAAGAGAACTTTATTTATTCCAACACCATTATCATTTAATAAGTAGATTAATTCTAATCGCACAATACCTCCAAACATGTCAATTTCCGGATCATGGTAGTTTAGTGCTGATTGAGTCGGGTAGTTTGATGTTCTAAAACTTTTGTCTCCTTTTTTGAATCGAATAAAATATTTATCATTTACAAGTAAACCTTGAATATATGGAATTTTAGCATAACAAATATTAGGGTATTTATTACTATCTATCTCTTTCCTTATTGAATACAGAAAATCGTTCCAGAGTGAGCAAGCGCGATATCGCGAGTTCTGCATTCTGGGTGCACCACCTGTTAACCAATAATTCCAAGCTTCATGACATGACTTATTGAATAATTCGTAAAACGGTTCTAAATTTTTGTGTGCTTCTTCTTTTGTTATTAATGACATATAAAATTTCCTAAATTCCTTATAGTACTATATTATCACTAACAATTTTATTAACAACAAAATATTCTTAAAAATATTCCAAATTTTATTACATATTATAAATCAATACATTATTTTTTAAGGCTAGGTCACATATATAATTGCTTTGGTTGATAATTGTGCAATAAGTTATGCGAAAGGTTCGCAAAAATCTTTTGGATACTATCAATTCTTGGAATTAAGAATAGACTTTCCATTTTTGGTGAGTAAGGTATGTCACTCTGTCAAAAATGAATGGTAAATGATGGAAAGATCAGTATATTTTTTAATTTAATGGATGTCTTAATAATAATCGTAATGGAGAAGATATTATAATTAGTTAAAACTTTAGTGACATATTTGTTCATTGTTAGCATAACTAATAATATTTAATTATCTCACTCATCATACTTTATGTGATATTCAGAAAATGGTCTGAATATGCCACAAAAAATAAATAAAATTATAATTATTTACAACAAATTAAAGTAGACATAAGAATTAGCGATTTTCGAAATCTAACAACACTTCCGGTTTTTATCGCCCATAAACATTAAATCAAATACTATCCTAGTACAAAAAAAGAGAGGATAATTATTCATAGAAAGAATAAATATGAAAAAACTTGTATCAAAATCAAAAATTAAATTCAATCATTAATCAAATAAAATCCGCTTCGGCGGTTTTTTTATGTCTGAAATAATCACCTTTCTAATATTGAAAAATATTCTCCCTATCATGCGCAATAACATGGATATTATTTGGAATCAAATCCATTAGTCACTTTTATCTTAATTTCCTACAATTAATCCCATTAATTTAGAAAGATTTAATTCTGTTAAAGGCAAATAAGCAACGCTTTAATCTATTTGCTAATTACCTAATGATGGAGGATGAAATGAGGAATGAATCTAATAACAGAATATTTCATGAAGATTTGATTCTTTTAGATCAAGATTTTCAGAACACCGACCAATTTTTTGAAACTACATTTTCCATTTTACGCGTTGGTGGTTATGTGAATGACTCTTTTTTGAATGCAATAAAAAAAAGAGAAGCTTCTTTTCCAACAGCTTTACCAACCGCTCCCTATGTTATAGCAATGCCCCATACCGACGTTGAACATATTATTAAACCATTCATTTTTTTTACGCGAGCTAAAAACACCATTCCATGGTGTGAAATGGCAAACAATGACCATATTTTACAGGCAAATTTTGTTTTTTTACTGGGATTTAATGAAAAAGATGGACACATTGATTTATTGCAGAAACTGATGTCTTGTTTCGTTAATACGTGTCTTTTGGATGCACTTTATCACACAAAATCAAAAAATGAGACCTTAACCTTACTGACATCAAATATAAATTTATAAGGAGAGATTATGAAAAAAGTTATTGTTGCATGCGGAAGTGGTGTTGCTACATCACAAACTGTTGCCAGTAAAGTCACTCGTTTATTAAAAGAGCGTCACCTTGATAATATCAAGGTAGAAGTTGTCGATCTTAAATCGGTCGATACCCATATAAAAACTAGTGCCGCTTATATCGCGATTACAAAAGTTGAAAAAGCATATCCTATACCAGTAATTAATGGAATTGCATTTTTAACAGGAATGAATATGGACGCAGAGCTACAAAAAATCATTGATGCCTGTAAATAGGAGTACGATTATGGACTTTCTTGGAACAATTATAAATTATATTTTGAATTTAGGCGCGCCAGTTTTTGTGCCTTTTATTATGCTAATTGCTGGTTTAATTGTCCGTATGAGATTTAGGGATGGCGCCTCAGCCGCTATCACTTTGGGTGTTGCCTTTGTAGGTATGAGCATGTTGATTGGTTTTATGGTCGGCGCTATTGGTTCGGCGGCACAAACGATGATGGAACGAACAGGAATAGAATTAAGTATTGTCGATGGTGGCTGGACTACTATGGCAAATGTATCTTGGGCTTGGCCTTATGCTTTCTTGATGTTTCCTTTACAGGTAGGTATTAATATCATAATGCTTGTATTGAAAAAAACAGATACCTTTAATGCTGACTTGTGGAATGTGTGGGGTAAAATATTCACCGCATTTATTGTCGTAGCCGTCGCTACACCTATATTAGGATCGATTACTTCTCTTATTCTTGCATTCGCTGTTGCAACACTACAAATTATTTTAGAACTCAATTCGGGTGATATTAGTCAAAATCGAATCGAAAAATTAACGGGCATTCCTGGTGTAACTTGTACACATAGAATGTTATTTTTTAGTGCTGTTTTCTATCCTTTCGATCTGCTACTTCGTAAAATTCCTGTGTTAAATAAACCGATGGATGCAGCAACATTGCGTTCTAGAATAGGTATCTTTGCAGAAAATCATGTTATTGGATTTTTATTGGGTGTAACGTTTGGAGTCATCGCTGGTTATGATGTTGCTACTATTTTAATGCTTGGGGTACAGGCAGCAACAGCACTGATGCTTTTCCCAATGATTTCAAAATTATTTATGCAAGCATTATCGCCCATTTCCGAAGCCATTAGTGATTACATGAATAAACGTTTTGCTGGACGTAAATTGTTTGTTGGTTTGGATTGGCCGTTTATGGGCGGTTCAAGTGAAATCTGGTTTACCGTTATTGTTGCTATTCCATTTACCCTAATTTGGGCAGTGATCTTACCGGGTAATAAAATCTTACCTTTCGCCGGTATCATTAATGTTGCATTAGTTGTACCCGCCTATATTCTGACAAAAGGTAATACTTTAAGAATGGTAATTTTGTCTATTATTGGCGTGCCATTCTTTTTATTCGTGGGAACACAATTTGCACCCATCATTACTGATCTAGGATTAGCGACAAAGGCTATTGATATTCCCGCTAATCAATTAATTTCCAATAGTTCCATTGATGCACCAATATTCACTTATGCAAGTTCATTTATCTGGCAATCAATACAAGGTTATTTTGTTCCTCTATTATTCGCCTTGTATTGGTGTGTTGGTTATTTCTTTTATGCTAGGGAACTGCGCATGGAAACAAAGCATGATGCCCAAAATGAAAATAAATAAGCATTTGAAAATGTTAGTGTAAATACATTCTATCTAATAATTCTGATGATAATGTTAATTATCATCAGATAACGAACAAAGGATTGATGATTGTATGGTTATAGATAAAAGAATTCATGTGGTTTTAAATGCATTGGTTCAAAATCCGAATATAACAGGCGTGGAGCTTCAACATGAATTTGGATTAACACGTAAACAACTTAGTTATACTCTCAAAAAAATCAACGATTTCCTTGAATCATCTAATCTTGAATTAATTAAACGATTTAAAACGGGTAAATTCAGCATTCCCAAACATGTAATAGAAACCTTTCGAGATAAGCCCGTTGCTAATGCAATTGGGCGCTATATATACTCCGAAGATGAACGTGTTCATTTGCTTCTATTTTTTCTCTTAATTAGAACGGAACGATTATCCTTAATTCATCTCTATTCAGCTTTAACCGTAAGCCAAAATACAGTCATCAATGATATTAAGAAAGTACAAATAATGATCGTCCAATATCATTTACAGATCAATTATGATCGTGAACATGGTTATCGAATTATTGGTAATGAAATCGACAAGCGGTATTTGTTACTTAAACTCATTCGCCGAATTATTACTATGCCAATAGCGGATAGAATTTTTAGAGAAAGTGAAATTATTACGCAAGGTCGGTTAGAGCGAGTAGGGCAGGTATTTAGCGAAATAGAAAAAAAGCTAAAACTCATTTTTACCGATGAACAATTACAAGAGCTCATCTACTTTATTTGTTTTATGTTACAACGCATAGAAACCGGAAAGAAGATTGAATTTTTACCGGAAAATTATACTGAAGTTGCTAATAGCCGTGATTTTCAGTTAATGAAAAAGCTGATTGAAAAATTTGGTATAACAGAATTCAATGAGCAGGTTTTCCTAACCATACTGGTGCAAAGTTCTAATATTCAGACTTTATCTGATAAATATTTTCATTTAGACGCGGTATTGCTAGAAAGTGCTGTTGAAGTCATTAATAATTTTGAACAAATCAGTTGTATTACCTTCCAAGATAAATATGAACTTATTGAACGTATCTATCAACACTGGAAACCGGCTTATTATCGTATTCGATATCATATTACCAACATTAACAGTGTATATGACATAGTATTACAAGAATTCGGTCATCTGCATGAAATGGTTAGAAAAGCAATTGCACCGTTTGAGAAAATCTTGCATTGCAAAATGCCGGATGAAGAAGTTGCTTTTATTACGGTATTATTCGGCGGTTGGTTGACTCGAGAGGGTTTGATTAATCAAATTAAATCTAAAAAAATTGCCATTGTTGTTTGTGAAAATAGTGCGACAGTGTCGACTTATCTCTATCTAACTTTGCAGGTATTGCTGCCAGAATTACATTTTTCAGATGCGATGTCTAAACGTGAATTTGAAAAATACCACCATTATTATGATATTGTTTTTTCTACATCTCATCTCTCTACTGACAAGATATTGTTCATCGTAAACCCATCCCTAAATAATTTTCATAAAAATGCTTTTCGTCATCAAGTAATAGGAACATTACAAGGAATTGATCCCGGCATCATTCAGGTGGAAGAGCTTATGTTAATTATTGAAAAATATAGCAATATAAAGGAGAGAAAAACATTACAAAAGGAACTAACAGCTTATCTTTATAACGATGAAATAAATGACAATCCATTTCGTATATCGCAGCCTGAAATTCCATCTCTTGCTGACTTAATGCTAGAAGATCATATCCATATCGCATCTTCAACAGATATGTCTTGGCAACATGCGTTAGGTTTGGCTTCACAACCGTTATTAAACAATTTGTCCATTGAATACACCTACCTTGAAAAAATGGTTAATAAAATTCAATTTGAACAACCTTATATTATGTTAGTTGACGGTCTTATTATCGCTCACGCTGGGATTGAGGATGGTGTAAATAAAGTTGCCATGTCTTTACTTAGGTTGCCTGAAAAAATAGATATTTGTGGTTATATGCAAGCCGATTTGATTGTCGTTTTAGCAACTAATAATCCACAAAAACATCTGAAAGCGTTAGCTCAATTAAATGAGCTATTGGAACAACATAATGGTGCAACACAAATAAGAAATGCAAAAAATAACCATGAAATTTGGGAATTATTTGCACGTTATCAATGAATATTTGCCAAAATAGGAGCTATAAAATGTTAGAGATACAAAAACAATACGTTGTTGATATGGCTAAAAAATCCAGTGAGTGGGGACTTTGTAAACATAAGGCTGGCAATTCAAGTGTACGTGATAAAGAGACAGGTTACGTTCTTGTTACACCCACTACGATTGATAAAAAATTATTAACTATTCGTGATATAGTGGTTATGGATCTTGATGCGAATGTGATTGAAGCCGAATCAGGATTGAGACCAACGAGTGAATGTTTAATGCATTTGGAAATTTATAAAGCACGTCCTGATGTCTTTGCCATTTCTCATACTCATTCTATCTTCGCCACTTCTTTTGCTGTATTAGCTAAACCGATTCCAGCCGTTGTGTATGAATGTGCAATCTTGAATTTAAAAGATGGTATCATTCCTGTTGCACCTTATGGTCGTCCAGGTACATCGGATCTTTCAAATAGTGTTATTGAACCGATTAAACGCGCCGATGCTATTTTAATGGAAAAACATGGTGCTATCGCGGTAGATAAAGATCCGTATGAAGCGGTACTAAAAGCAGCTTATATCGAAGAAATGGCCGAGATTTATTATCACGCTTTACTTATTAATGGTGGCAAAGATCCTGGCGGTTTCCCAGCAGAAGAGTTACAAAGTTGGGCATATCCATCACAGATTAAATTTAAAAAATAGTTTTTAAGATGATATTTTTGATGATTGAATAGCTTAGTTCTACTAAAACATTTCACATTACTTTATTGAACTGTTTTAAATAAAAAGGATTAAGCTATTTTTTTATGCCATTTTAATCAATTAAATCGAAATAGATAAAGAAATATCCGCTGATTATGTCAGCGGATCTTGTGGTTATTGCATTTGAATATATTGATTCATATATTTTAAAATATATGCCATTGAAACCGAGCCGGGATCCATATGTCCAATTGTCCGTTCACCTAAATTCTTGGCTCGTCCGAATACTGCCACCATTTGCTTTGTTTTTTCTGCACCTTGCATAGCTGATTGGGCAATTTGAGGTAATGCAGATTTCAATGTTGAAGTGGTTAATTCGCTTGCGGTGATCGCTGCTGCAGCTAATGCATCGACCATCGTTTTATCACCCGGTTTTGCCTTACCGCGTTGATAAACTGCTTGCCAACCTTCATTAAGTAAGGTGGATAAAATTGCAGTATTTAATTCTGTTTCACCTGCAACGCTTTTTCCACCCGCTCGAAATAACGTGCCAAAAATCGCGCCAGAAGCGCCTCCCATGCTAGTCATTAATTTCGTACCAATTTGGCTAAACAAATCGCCAATATCTGTCGGTTGAAATTTTGGATCTTGTAATAAAGTTATAATGGCTGCAAAACCACGTTTCATACCAATTCCATGATCACCATCACCAACAATTTGATCTAAGGCAGTTAAGGTGGGTTCACTCTCAACCATTTGTTCCGCTGTAAATAACATCATGCCACGTACTTGTGATAAATTCATTTTATTTTCTCCATCCAAATGTTTGACAAGGTAAATCATAAAGGTGTTTAAGTTCATCATCTAACTTCATTAAGCTAATTGAAAAACCTGACATTTCTAATGATGTGCAATAATGACCTACGACGATATCGTGGCTAATTATGCCTCGCGCATTGAGTTCAATGCCAACTTTGCGAGTGGCAACAAGTAATTCGGTATTACTAAGTGAACCCAAATTGTTAATTAGAACACATACTTGGTCTCCTTTTACATATGGCAGATCATCACATAAATGATCGATCATCTCTTTAACTACCTCATCTGATGATGCCATTTTTTGACGCCGCAGGCCGGCTTCCCCATGTATGCCAATTCCGATTTCGATTTCATTTTCATCTAATTCAAAATTAAAATTATTCGATTGAGGTAATGCACAACCATCTAGCGCTACCCCAATAGTGCGGACATTGGCATTTGCTTTAGATACAACTTGATAAAGTTTTTCAAGATCATATTTCTCGAATTGAGCAGCTGCACCCGCAATTTTATATAGAAACATAATCCCTGCCACACCACGACGATCTGAAATTCGAGATAACGGTGCAGA
Above is a genomic segment from Frischella perrara containing:
- a CDS encoding XRE family transcriptional regulator → MTKLMNESELIHPEMIELRRKMLGLSQKELALRVSITQGTLSKIEQGLKPITDEQINLFSSALECPKSLFFQKSRLYGGPLSATPMYRKKASISVKVLDKLVAEINIRIIHLRKLLEFIDFEPEYIFPQYDLDDYDGNVEEIAKNVRKAWHLPSGPIKNIISALERAGCIVMDCDMESTGLSGVSYYISGLPPLIFINKNQSQDRYRFTLAHELGHLVMHRIPTPTMEEEADRFAAEFLMPASDIKSDLKEMTIEKAAYLKPFWRASMGSLIYRAKTLKTTNAGQDNYLWRQMSARGYRINEPVTIEILGERPTLITAILNYMKNELDYDLEDIAKTLFLSSKEIEQLYNLKPNKPTFRIVN
- a CDS encoding PTS sugar transporter subunit IIA — encoded protein: MRNESNNRIFHEDLILLDQDFQNTDQFFETTFSILRVGGYVNDSFLNAIKKREASFPTALPTAPYVIAMPHTDVEHIIKPFIFFTRAKNTIPWCEMANNDHILQANFVFLLGFNEKDGHIDLLQKLMSCFVNTCLLDALYHTKSKNETLTLLTSNINL
- a CDS encoding PTS sugar transporter subunit IIB, translating into MKKVIVACGSGVATSQTVASKVTRLLKERHLDNIKVEVVDLKSVDTHIKTSAAYIAITKVEKAYPIPVINGIAFLTGMNMDAELQKIIDACK
- a CDS encoding PTS galactitol transporter subunit IIC; the encoded protein is MDFLGTIINYILNLGAPVFVPFIMLIAGLIVRMRFRDGASAAITLGVAFVGMSMLIGFMVGAIGSAAQTMMERTGIELSIVDGGWTTMANVSWAWPYAFLMFPLQVGINIIMLVLKKTDTFNADLWNVWGKIFTAFIVVAVATPILGSITSLILAFAVATLQIILELNSGDISQNRIEKLTGIPGVTCTHRMLFFSAVFYPFDLLLRKIPVLNKPMDAATLRSRIGIFAENHVIGFLLGVTFGVIAGYDVATILMLGVQAATALMLFPMISKLFMQALSPISEAISDYMNKRFAGRKLFVGLDWPFMGGSSEIWFTVIVAIPFTLIWAVILPGNKILPFAGIINVALVVPAYILTKGNTLRMVILSIIGVPFFLFVGTQFAPIITDLGLATKAIDIPANQLISNSSIDAPIFTYASSFIWQSIQGYFVPLLFALYWCVGYFFYARELRMETKHDAQNENK
- a CDS encoding BglG family transcription antiterminator, giving the protein MVIDKRIHVVLNALVQNPNITGVELQHEFGLTRKQLSYTLKKINDFLESSNLELIKRFKTGKFSIPKHVIETFRDKPVANAIGRYIYSEDERVHLLLFFLLIRTERLSLIHLYSALTVSQNTVINDIKKVQIMIVQYHLQINYDREHGYRIIGNEIDKRYLLLKLIRRIITMPIADRIFRESEIITQGRLERVGQVFSEIEKKLKLIFTDEQLQELIYFICFMLQRIETGKKIEFLPENYTEVANSRDFQLMKKLIEKFGITEFNEQVFLTILVQSSNIQTLSDKYFHLDAVLLESAVEVINNFEQISCITFQDKYELIERIYQHWKPAYYRIRYHITNINSVYDIVLQEFGHLHEMVRKAIAPFEKILHCKMPDEEVAFITVLFGGWLTREGLINQIKSKKIAIVVCENSATVSTYLYLTLQVLLPELHFSDAMSKREFEKYHHYYDIVFSTSHLSTDKILFIVNPSLNNFHKNAFRHQVIGTLQGIDPGIIQVEELMLIIEKYSNIKERKTLQKELTAYLYNDEINDNPFRISQPEIPSLADLMLEDHIHIASSTDMSWQHALGLASQPLLNNLSIEYTYLEKMVNKIQFEQPYIMLVDGLIIAHAGIEDGVNKVAMSLLRLPEKIDICGYMQADLIVVLATNNPQKHLKALAQLNELLEQHNGATQIRNAKNNHEIWELFARYQ
- a CDS encoding class II aldolase/adducin family protein codes for the protein MLEIQKQYVVDMAKKSSEWGLCKHKAGNSSVRDKETGYVLVTPTTIDKKLLTIRDIVVMDLDANVIEAESGLRPTSECLMHLEIYKARPDVFAISHTHSIFATSFAVLAKPIPAVVYECAILNLKDGIIPVAPYGRPGTSDLSNSVIEPIKRADAILMEKHGAIAVDKDPYEAVLKAAYIEEMAEIYYHALLINGGKDPGGFPAEELQSWAYPSQIKFKK
- the dhaL gene encoding dihydroxyacetone kinase subunit DhaL; this translates as MNLSQVRGMMLFTAEQMVESEPTLTALDQIVGDGDHGIGMKRGFAAIITLLQDPKFQPTDIGDLFSQIGTKLMTSMGGASGAIFGTLFRAGGKSVAGETELNTAILSTLLNEGWQAVYQRGKAKPGDKTMVDALAAAAITASELTTSTLKSALPQIAQSAMQGAEKTKQMVAVFGRAKNLGERTIGHMDPGSVSMAYILKYMNQYIQMQ
- a CDS encoding dihydroxyacetone kinase subunit DhaK, which encodes MRKPKKLLNDPNNVRQEVMQGLFYAYNGKLTTIDEYCAVYGNHISSDQVVVVSGGGSGHEPTFAGFIGKGGIDGCALGEVFTSPSPDQIIELTKSIEKGKGVLFLYGNYSGDGMNFDISAEILAEENIVTKTIKGTDDIASAPLSRISDRRGVAGIMFLYKIAGAAAQFEKYDLEKLYQVVSKANANVRTIGVALDGCALPQSNNFNFELDENEIEIGIGIHGEAGLRRQKMASSDEVVKEMIDHLCDDLPYVKGDQVCVLINNLGSLSNTELLVATRKVGIELNARGIISHDIVVGHYCTSLEMSGFSISLMKLDDELKHLYDLPCQTFGWRK